Below is a genomic region from Bacillus marinisedimentorum.
CTTCAGGCGTAAGCGGCTAGTGATCCCCTCCGGAAAGGAAAACCGCCTTCCTGCGGGCACCCCCGCTAAGCGGGCGCTTTGCGCTTTCCTATGTGCATTTTTGAAAAAACGGTCAGCGTACCTCAAGGCTGCACCAGCTTTCGCCGTTTTGTAAGAAATGGTTTTCGTATTCATCCTCACTTATAGTAAAATGGAAGGTGATAGTTGGAAACGTTTTCAATAAGGCGGTGGTATTATGCAAAAAGCATTGCGTCACGCAAAGATTCGGGAACTGATCACAGCCCATGAGGCAGAAACACAGGATCAAATTACAGAGATGCTGAGGGAAGCGGGTTTTTCGGTGACCCAGGCAACCGTTTCGAGGGATATAAAAGAACTCCAGCTTGTCAAAGTGCCCATGAAAAACGGCCGGTCACGCTACAGTCTTCCGGCTGACCAGAGCTATCAGCCGCTCCATAAGCTGCGGCGGGCGCTGCAGGATGCGTTTGTCCAGAGCAGTTCGGTCGGGCAGTTGGTCATCCTTAAAACGATGCCGGGAAATGCTCATGTGATTGGTGCCCTTCTCGATGAATTGGATTGGGAAGAAATGATGGGAACAATATGCGGAAATGATAACTGCCTAATCATATGCCGCGAGGAAGTTGATGCCGTAACCCTTGAGGA
It encodes:
- the ahrC gene encoding transcriptional regulator AhrC/ArgR is translated as MQKALRHAKIRELITAHEAETQDQITEMLREAGFSVTQATVSRDIKELQLVKVPMKNGRSRYSLPADQSYQPLHKLRRALQDAFVQSSSVGQLVILKTMPGNAHVIGALLDELDWEEMMGTICGNDNCLIICREEVDAVTLEERLHKMLDVETRQDDETILMFD